Proteins from a genomic interval of Gluconacetobacter diazotrophicus PA1 5:
- a CDS encoding glycosyltransferase family 2 protein, with protein MTPLPTLVIGIVSCGRPGILRETVQELRKQSYPASRIIVCTPRASDADGLAEADGLTILRGPIGACHQRNVILDHAGDNDVIVFFDDDFLPDRNYLKVCAEVFGASPGILAATGRVLADGAKGPGFSMEEARQMLDNPRINDNPAQSSVEDAWSSYGCNMAFRIPAVQRHGVRFDERLPLYAWYEDIDFSRRLGRHGRVVRMNAAKGIHLASKTGKTPGRRLGYSQVANPIYLSRKGTFPWDHTLRSVGRNITMNLMRSLWPEPYVDRRGRLLGNGLALMDLLRGRIAPERILTL; from the coding sequence ATGACGCCCCTCCCAACTCTCGTGATCGGCATCGTCAGTTGCGGACGTCCCGGCATCCTGAGGGAAACGGTCCAGGAATTACGCAAGCAGAGCTATCCGGCCAGCCGGATCATCGTCTGCACGCCCCGTGCATCCGACGCGGACGGTCTGGCCGAGGCCGACGGACTGACGATCCTGCGCGGGCCGATCGGCGCGTGCCACCAGCGAAACGTGATCCTGGACCATGCCGGTGACAACGACGTCATCGTCTTCTTCGACGACGATTTCCTGCCGGACCGGAACTACCTGAAAGTATGCGCCGAGGTCTTCGGCGCCTCCCCAGGCATCTTGGCCGCGACCGGCCGGGTCCTTGCGGATGGAGCGAAGGGACCGGGCTTTTCGATGGAAGAAGCCCGGCAGATGCTGGACAACCCCAGGATCAACGACAATCCCGCCCAGTCCTCGGTCGAGGACGCATGGAGCAGCTACGGCTGTAACATGGCGTTCCGCATTCCGGCCGTCCAGCGGCACGGCGTGCGCTTCGATGAGCGGCTGCCGCTTTACGCCTGGTATGAAGATATCGATTTTTCCCGAAGGCTGGGCCGCCACGGCCGCGTCGTCAGGATGAACGCGGCCAAGGGCATTCACCTGGCGAGCAAGACCGGCAAGACCCCCGGACGCCGCCTGGGATATTCGCAGGTCGCGAACCCGATCTATCTGTCGCGCAAGGGCACGTTTCCGTGGGACCACACGCTGCGCAGCGTCGGGCGCAATATCACCATGAACCTGATGCGCAGCCTGTGGCCCGAACCCTATGTCGACCGCAGGGGCCGGCTGCTCGGCAATGGTCTGGCCCTGATGGACCTGTTGCGCGGGCGCATTGCGCCGGAACGTATCCTGACCCTGTAG
- a CDS encoding glycosyltransferase family 2 protein: MLFSLVVPTLGRVEELHALLLSLTKQDIQSFEVIIVDQNDDDRLLPVIATFGDRLTIRHIRSPVRRCNHARNLGARHATGDIITFPDDDCEYPPDVLSQVEARFRTQPELGFLTGSVILPGGQAGRSGRWLAHDSAIDGQTVWTCLIEFNLFIRRSIFDAVGGFDEAIGPGTPFGSGEGQDLALRMLARKVTGFYAYTLKIIHPDKPVVLNVARAFLYGRGVGRVMRKNGCDRETVARFLVRPIGGVAVHLAKFDMLVARYYLMTFLGRLAGYGNAVPSGR, translated from the coding sequence ATGCTCTTTTCCCTGGTTGTGCCGACGCTCGGACGCGTCGAAGAGCTTCATGCCCTTCTGCTCTCGCTGACGAAACAGGATATCCAGAGTTTCGAAGTCATCATCGTGGACCAGAACGATGACGACCGGCTGCTGCCGGTCATCGCCACGTTTGGCGACCGGCTGACGATCCGCCATATCCGCAGCCCGGTCCGCCGCTGCAATCATGCGCGCAACCTGGGCGCCCGCCATGCCACGGGGGACATCATCACCTTCCCCGACGATGACTGCGAATATCCGCCGGATGTCCTGTCGCAGGTCGAGGCCCGCTTCCGCACCCAGCCCGAACTGGGCTTCCTGACCGGATCGGTGATCCTGCCCGGCGGGCAGGCCGGACGGTCGGGACGATGGCTGGCGCATGACAGCGCGATCGACGGCCAGACGGTGTGGACCTGCCTGATCGAATTCAACCTGTTCATCCGCAGAAGCATATTCGACGCCGTGGGCGGTTTCGACGAGGCGATCGGGCCCGGAACACCGTTCGGATCGGGCGAGGGCCAGGACCTGGCCCTGAGAATGCTGGCCAGGAAGGTTACCGGCTTTTACGCCTATACGCTCAAGATCATCCACCCGGACAAACCCGTGGTGCTGAACGTAGCCCGCGCCTTCCTGTACGGACGCGGCGTCGGGCGCGTGATGCGGAAGAACGGATGCGACCGGGAAACCGTGGCCCGGTTCCTGGTGCGCCCGATCGGCGGGGTCGCGGTCCACCTGGCCAAATTCGATATGCTGGTCGCGCGCTACTACCTGATGACGTTCCTGGGCCGCCTGGCCGGGTACGGAAATGCCGTCCCTTCAGGAAGATGA
- a CDS encoding flippase: MTSSAPLAPPQPRHILSNTGWNIFGRILPIFVAILVTPKLIHLLGLSRWGVFTIALTLIGTFGIFDFGLGRALTRAIADRATDSPRQDTADLVLTGILALGGIGLVAGFVAAASAGLWVTHGLKIPHELEQEVKLSFWVFCATAPFVMVNAAMWGVVTAYQDFKSINLINMPFSIMYYVGPLLILLVWNNLIGVMLVLAVCRLWMTVSYGRLCYRLIPQLRRARARPRLLLPLFRIGGWMTVSNVAYPILSYMDRFMIASVISAAATSFYTTPADVVGRFGLLTNAVTGSAYPAFAASWRKDVALTVKLYQTSVLTVVALLFPVCLCGALFSHDILSIWIDADFAAHSSMIMKLLCLGVFISGIDSVSAGFLDGIGRPDASAKLSIGELLIYTPILLLFLTSFGVVGAAFAWALRTTIDFIIRTAMSIYLYRPLSGAIGRILPAALCGSASLCIALFDMPRPVAIMVAALLLGAFYGILWFACLDISERKAFLRFSDIIAVRLVKSRAV; this comes from the coding sequence ATGACGTCCTCAGCCCCGCTTGCGCCTCCGCAACCCCGGCATATCCTGTCCAATACGGGTTGGAACATCTTTGGCCGGATTCTGCCGATTTTCGTGGCGATCCTGGTGACGCCGAAGCTCATTCACCTGCTGGGCCTGTCACGCTGGGGCGTGTTCACCATCGCCCTGACCCTGATCGGCACGTTCGGTATCTTCGATTTCGGCCTGGGCCGGGCATTGACTCGTGCCATCGCCGACCGGGCGACCGACAGCCCCCGGCAGGACACCGCCGACCTGGTCCTGACCGGAATTCTCGCCCTTGGCGGCATCGGGCTTGTCGCCGGGTTCGTCGCGGCGGCATCGGCCGGTCTGTGGGTCACGCACGGCCTGAAGATTCCGCACGAACTGGAACAGGAAGTGAAGCTGTCGTTCTGGGTCTTCTGCGCTACGGCGCCGTTTGTGATGGTCAACGCCGCGATGTGGGGCGTCGTGACGGCGTATCAGGATTTCAAATCCATCAACCTGATCAACATGCCGTTTTCGATCATGTATTATGTCGGTCCGCTGCTGATCCTGCTGGTCTGGAACAATCTGATCGGCGTCATGCTGGTGCTGGCCGTATGCCGGCTATGGATGACCGTCAGCTATGGGCGGCTTTGCTATCGGCTGATCCCCCAGTTGCGCAGGGCACGGGCCCGTCCGCGCCTGCTTCTGCCGCTGTTTCGCATCGGCGGGTGGATGACCGTGTCCAACGTGGCCTATCCGATCCTGTCCTATATGGACCGGTTCATGATCGCCAGCGTGATTTCGGCGGCCGCGACCAGCTTCTACACCACGCCGGCGGATGTCGTGGGGCGCTTCGGCCTGCTGACCAATGCCGTCACGGGTTCGGCCTACCCTGCCTTTGCGGCGTCATGGCGCAAGGACGTGGCATTGACCGTCAAGCTCTACCAGACGAGCGTGCTGACGGTGGTGGCGCTGCTCTTCCCGGTCTGCCTGTGCGGCGCGCTGTTCAGCCACGACATCCTGTCGATCTGGATCGACGCCGATTTCGCCGCGCACAGCAGCATGATCATGAAGCTGCTCTGCCTCGGCGTCTTTATTTCCGGCATCGATTCCGTGTCCGCCGGCTTCCTGGACGGTATCGGGCGACCGGACGCCAGTGCCAAACTGTCCATCGGCGAACTGCTGATCTATACGCCCATCCTGCTCCTGTTCCTGACGTCCTTCGGCGTGGTCGGGGCGGCCTTCGCGTGGGCGTTGCGCACCACGATCGATTTCATCATCCGGACGGCGATGAGCATCTACCTCTACAGACCCCTGTCAGGCGCGATCGGCCGCATCCTGCCGGCCGCTCTGTGCGGTTCCGCATCGCTTTGCATCGCACTTTTCGACATGCCCCGTCCGGTTGCCATCATGGTCGCCGCGCTGCTCCTGGGGGCGTTTTATGGAATCCTGTGGTTCGCCTGCCTCGACATTTCCGAGCGAAAGGCTTTCCTTCGCTTTTCGGACATCATCGCGGTCAGGCTTGTGAAGTCGCGGGCCGTGTAG
- a CDS encoding transglutaminase-like domain-containing protein, translating to MTELLQFADRYRTIDESRILKALLLLGWAFTDDTAHALAMTRQALDRWIGSGLQFHRDRLGQRLFDPVEVVHFLKSRGRQGQDDFWSSCYVPTSRRLVGELGGRDSPHMDITIGRTFARGAFAPDRTLRLRMPLPLRSRCDYLDVRPWPCDGGTISISDGRMDVRIRPDGQGDITIGADVFLAPLPDGRPEDDADRDIFLRPSEGLIRITDPVAALARRLAGTAPTERAVRAFWSFIIDELINSPVHYDQIRADAPLDWVLEAGCYDCQLGAALLIGLCRARGIPARLVGGHFLYRHSPTLHYWAEIWTEDAGWRPFDFMSWDLSHGGQDSAWRDHFYGRTDARMITQCLPRRCVGPVGVAIPATWRVLQTARGKGVDIDMVGLDGASIYTDRVTVI from the coding sequence ATGACCGAATTACTGCAATTCGCGGACCGCTACAGGACCATCGATGAATCTCGGATTCTGAAGGCGCTTCTGCTTTTGGGCTGGGCGTTCACCGACGATACCGCGCATGCCCTGGCCATGACGCGCCAGGCGCTGGACCGGTGGATCGGGTCCGGCCTGCAATTCCACCGGGATCGTCTGGGACAGCGCCTGTTCGATCCGGTGGAGGTAGTACATTTCCTGAAATCGCGCGGGCGGCAGGGACAGGATGATTTCTGGTCCTCATGCTACGTCCCGACCAGCCGGCGGCTGGTCGGGGAACTGGGCGGCCGCGACAGCCCGCATATGGACATCACCATCGGGCGCACGTTCGCCCGCGGTGCGTTCGCCCCCGACAGGACGCTGCGGCTACGCATGCCGCTGCCGTTGCGATCGCGATGCGATTATCTGGATGTCCGGCCCTGGCCCTGCGACGGGGGGACGATCAGCATCAGCGACGGCCGCATGGATGTGCGGATCCGTCCGGACGGGCAAGGCGACATCACGATCGGGGCGGATGTCTTCCTCGCTCCCCTGCCGGACGGCAGGCCCGAGGATGACGCCGACCGCGACATCTTCCTTCGTCCAAGCGAAGGCCTGATCAGGATCACGGATCCGGTCGCGGCGCTTGCACGCCGCCTGGCCGGGACGGCACCGACGGAACGGGCCGTGCGGGCCTTCTGGTCCTTCATCATAGACGAACTGATCAACAGCCCGGTCCATTACGATCAGATCCGGGCCGACGCCCCCCTTGACTGGGTCCTGGAGGCCGGATGCTACGACTGCCAGCTTGGCGCGGCGCTTCTGATAGGCCTGTGCCGCGCGCGGGGTATTCCCGCACGCCTGGTGGGCGGCCATTTCCTGTACCGGCATTCGCCGACCCTTCATTACTGGGCCGAAATCTGGACGGAGGATGCGGGATGGCGTCCGTTCGACTTCATGAGCTGGGACCTGTCCCACGGCGGACAGGATTCCGCCTGGCGCGACCATTTTTACGGGCGGACCGATGCCCGGATGATCACGCAGTGCCTGCCGCGCCGCTGCGTGGGGCCCGTGGGCGTCGCCATACCCGCCACCTGGCGCGTGCTGCAGACCGCGCGCGGCAAGGGTGTGGATATCGACATGGTCGGGCTGGATGGCGCATCGATCTACACCGACCGGGTCACCGTCATATGA
- a CDS encoding SGNH/GDSL hydrolase family protein encodes MKRLTLFSKGNVDIHDTLHSCRIGGVLQWNGINDALRESWPGVSARVRHETWTRSDALLAADGTIPASLAARDIPLGSYPMKSQFSTAIFTTEADAILLSIQADITTKLGRHRSEGYLLYPNDIATWRDEDRAWFRSEFDMIGLLDVEESMRHLDALIGRIRETRDVPILVYNLSPVIPGDTTHCYMGLDETFPVRIRRFNQGLIDLSGTTGISIVDVDTIVARHGADRLKLDTVHLTPEGYRRVAEEVVRILADLGVLDSTEEAR; translated from the coding sequence ATGAAACGTCTGACGCTGTTTTCCAAAGGCAATGTCGATATCCACGACACGCTGCATTCCTGCCGCATCGGCGGCGTGCTGCAGTGGAACGGAATCAACGATGCCCTGCGGGAGTCCTGGCCCGGCGTGTCCGCCCGCGTCCGGCACGAAACCTGGACACGGTCCGACGCCCTGCTGGCGGCCGACGGCACGATCCCGGCCTCGCTGGCCGCCCGCGACATTCCGCTGGGCAGCTATCCGATGAAGAGCCAGTTCAGCACCGCGATCTTCACGACCGAGGCCGATGCGATCCTGCTCTCGATCCAGGCCGACATCACGACGAAGCTGGGCCGTCATCGCAGCGAGGGCTACCTGCTCTATCCCAACGATATCGCGACATGGCGCGACGAGGACAGGGCCTGGTTCCGCTCCGAATTCGATATGATCGGGCTTCTGGACGTCGAGGAGTCCATGCGGCATCTCGACGCCCTGATCGGAAGGATTCGCGAAACGCGGGACGTTCCGATCCTGGTCTATAACCTGTCCCCGGTCATACCGGGCGATACGACCCATTGCTACATGGGCCTGGACGAGACGTTTCCCGTCCGCATACGGCGTTTCAACCAGGGACTGATCGACCTTTCGGGCACCACCGGCATATCGATCGTCGATGTCGATACCATTGTCGCCCGTCATGGCGCGGATCGGCTGAAGCTCGATACCGTCCATCTGACGCCGGAAGGATACCGGCGCGTGGCGGAGGAAGTCGTGCGGATTCTCGCCGACCTGGGTGTCCTCGACAGCACGGAGGAAGCAAGATGA
- a CDS encoding glycosyltransferase family 2 protein, with the protein MPARPGDRRRPNTGRHQCHGDILIFLDGNTLAGPDLVADHLAIHRQRPGVVVRGENFHLRCTRPFLDPERGTPRPGEEERVARMSEAERARAIVTRAQVTQRFDEIDRRAQAGVYPGFGPRKLYELEMEALRAEGDCGVLWAAAAGANQSVPRDAFARAGGFHPDISINEHRELALRLCQAGLKMVAGAARSYHLIHRSGWRDPLEDKDWEDIFYQAHPRADVALLPLLWQSLSDTAIIPEDFRILSLPHLAEIAGSYEGLPSREAVREAYMAAREATLSESDIRSNIPWGT; encoded by the coding sequence ATGCCCGCCCGGCCGGGCGATCGGCGGCGGCCAAATACCGGGCGGCACCAATGCCACGGGGACATCCTGATCTTCCTGGATGGAAACACCCTTGCCGGGCCCGACCTGGTCGCGGACCATCTGGCGATCCACCGCCAACGGCCCGGCGTGGTGGTCCGTGGCGAGAACTTCCATCTGCGCTGCACCCGCCCGTTCCTGGACCCCGAACGCGGCACGCCCCGGCCCGGCGAGGAAGAACGGGTCGCGCGCATGTCGGAGGCCGAACGGGCGCGGGCGATCGTCACCCGCGCGCAGGTCACGCAGCGGTTCGATGAAATCGACCGTCGCGCCCAGGCCGGCGTCTATCCCGGTTTCGGCCCGCGCAAGCTGTACGAACTGGAAATGGAGGCCCTGCGGGCGGAAGGGGATTGCGGCGTCCTGTGGGCTGCCGCCGCCGGTGCCAACCAGTCGGTGCCGCGCGATGCCTTCGCCCGTGCGGGGGGATTTCATCCCGACATATCGATCAACGAACATCGCGAACTGGCACTGCGCCTGTGCCAGGCGGGGCTGAAGATGGTGGCCGGCGCGGCACGCAGCTATCACTTGATCCATCGTAGCGGCTGGCGGGACCCGCTGGAGGACAAGGACTGGGAGGACATCTTCTACCAGGCCCATCCGCGCGCCGACGTCGCCCTGCTGCCGCTGCTGTGGCAGAGCCTGAGCGACACCGCGATCATTCCGGAAGATTTCCGCATTCTGTCGCTGCCGCACCTGGCCGAGATCGCCGGGTCCTACGAGGGCCTGCCCAGCCGCGAGGCCGTGCGCGAGGCCTACATGGCGGCACGGGAAGCGACGCTGTCGGAGTCCGACATTCGTTCCAACATTCCCTGGGGAACATGA
- a CDS encoding SGNH/GDSL hydrolase family protein, whose protein sequence is MAQVSMTAFVSDSEQPAVACAADFLTEGLRQEGTPLSCTMVASMDDLPGAPADSIRLSSLVPWVETLDTPWPVLEQQIRQHYATLCAGGAPVLIATVFRHVGPQADPDRSDVLLVRIRRLNLLAAELSREYGAFVIDLDRIFADIGALRLETDYRLDGAAARELAGHAVALGIVDNGLDAVLPYEAQERVKAVIAARRPATRPPPEITPRNMVTMGKGRRRQVVSTITDTDQENQVGRLIRLVMKRQMDPAQAMEKLVHAVRKRGVQESLGLLTTGVIRAFGAR, encoded by the coding sequence ATGGCACAGGTTTCCATGACAGCTTTCGTATCGGATTCGGAACAGCCGGCCGTCGCCTGCGCCGCCGATTTCCTGACCGAGGGATTGCGGCAGGAAGGCACCCCGCTGTCCTGCACGATGGTGGCCAGCATGGATGATCTGCCGGGCGCACCGGCCGATTCCATCCGCCTTTCATCCCTCGTCCCCTGGGTCGAGACGCTGGACACGCCATGGCCGGTGCTGGAGCAGCAGATCCGGCAGCACTATGCGACGCTGTGCGCAGGCGGCGCACCGGTTCTGATTGCCACGGTGTTCCGCCATGTCGGCCCGCAGGCGGACCCCGACCGGTCCGATGTCCTGCTGGTGCGGATCCGTCGGCTGAACCTGCTGGCGGCCGAACTGTCGCGCGAATATGGCGCCTTCGTCATCGACCTGGACCGGATATTCGCCGATATCGGGGCCCTGCGGCTGGAGACCGACTACCGTCTGGACGGCGCGGCGGCCCGCGAACTGGCCGGACATGCCGTGGCGCTGGGCATCGTGGATAACGGGTTGGACGCCGTCCTGCCGTACGAGGCGCAGGAGCGCGTGAAGGCGGTCATTGCCGCCCGTCGTCCCGCGACGCGGCCGCCCCCGGAAATCACGCCGAGAAACATGGTGACCATGGGCAAGGGACGGCGGCGGCAGGTCGTCTCGACGATCACCGACACCGACCAGGAGAACCAGGTCGGCCGGCTGATCCGGCTGGTGATGAAACGGCAGATGGACCCGGCGCAGGCCATGGAAAAACTAGTCCATGCCGTGCGCAAGCGCGGCGTGCAGGAAAGCCTGGGCCTGCTGACCACCGGCGTCATCCGCGCATTCGGCGCGAGGTAG
- a CDS encoding thiamine pyrophosphate-dependent dehydrogenase E1 component subunit alpha, with amino-acid sequence MSHIDRIEALRDMMLIRAFEEALSARKDHGFQLLSSGEEAVAVGLASALEAGDQLLTGGRSIGPILARGVAPERVMAELLGRTGGMNRGRAGRGHMSAPDDGFFGAHAVVGGNISIAAGVALARQMDGTGGIVVILFGDGACGAGALHETLNMAALWKLPLLFVCNNNQLSVSTAREAALAVPRLSDLGATFGLWARTIDGLDVGLVAATAAEAVRHVRDGRGPAFLECTSIRLRSHSTTARETRSRPELTALRTHCPIERTITALRAEGILGAADLERMQQQATSRAAQALAYADASPYPDAEEVLHHVG; translated from the coding sequence ATGAGCCATATCGATCGTATCGAGGCCCTGCGCGACATGATGCTGATCCGGGCCTTCGAGGAGGCGCTGTCGGCGCGCAAGGACCATGGCTTCCAGCTTCTGTCGTCGGGCGAGGAAGCGGTTGCCGTCGGCCTGGCCTCGGCGCTGGAGGCGGGCGATCAGTTGCTGACCGGTGGACGGTCGATCGGCCCCATCCTGGCACGCGGCGTGGCGCCCGAGCGGGTCATGGCCGAACTGCTGGGCCGGACCGGCGGCATGAATCGCGGGCGCGCCGGCCGTGGCCACATGTCGGCGCCCGATGACGGCTTTTTCGGCGCGCACGCGGTGGTGGGCGGCAATATCAGCATCGCGGCCGGGGTGGCGCTGGCCCGGCAGATGGACGGGACCGGCGGCATTGTCGTCATCCTGTTCGGCGACGGTGCCTGCGGCGCCGGGGCGCTGCACGAAACGCTGAACATGGCGGCCCTGTGGAAGCTGCCGCTGCTGTTCGTGTGCAACAACAACCAGCTTTCGGTTTCGACCGCGCGCGAGGCTGCGCTGGCCGTCCCGCGCCTGTCGGACCTGGGGGCCACGTTCGGATTGTGGGCCCGGACGATCGACGGGCTGGATGTCGGCCTGGTCGCCGCCACCGCCGCCGAGGCCGTCCGCCATGTCCGCGACGGACGGGGGCCGGCCTTCCTGGAATGCACGTCCATCCGCCTGCGCTCGCACTCCACCACGGCGCGGGAGACCCGCAGCCGGCCCGAACTGACCGCGCTGCGGACGCATTGCCCGATCGAGCGCACGATCACGGCCCTGCGGGCCGAAGGCATCCTGGGTGCGGCGGATCTGGAGCGGATGCAGCAGCAGGCGACCAGCCGCGCGGCACAGGCCCTGGCCTATGCCGACGCCTCACCCTACCCGGACGCAGAGGAGGTCCTGCATCATGTTGGATAG
- a CDS encoding alpha-ketoacid dehydrogenase subunit beta, which translates to MLDSHGLTTTRMFFREGVARAVREEMTRDPRILIMGQDVGAFGGSYREFDGLYPIFGPGRIRDTPVAEAATIGIAAGAAAAGYRPLVSITYMDFLMLGFDALINYAAKLRYKSAGTLTAPLVVKTTAGAHGQGVAHSQCIEAWLMSVPGLTVVAPATPADAYGLMKTALRHDGPVVYIDHKRLFPAPGEVPVIEEPVPFGQACVRRTGRDVTLVTHGYMVQVALEAARALEYQDISCEVIDLRSLAPLDIGTVTASVARTGRLLTLEEGQTVCGVGAEVASQMFERIGPRPWIRIGALPAPVSSNPVLETACVPDAARVARTVCALMAQ; encoded by the coding sequence ATGTTGGATAGCCATGGCCTGACAACCACCCGGATGTTCTTTCGCGAGGGCGTCGCGCGCGCCGTCCGCGAGGAAATGACGCGTGATCCCCGTATCCTGATCATGGGGCAGGACGTCGGGGCCTTCGGCGGTTCCTACCGGGAATTCGATGGGCTGTACCCGATCTTCGGGCCCGGGCGCATTCGCGACACGCCGGTGGCGGAAGCCGCCACCATCGGAATTGCCGCCGGCGCCGCCGCCGCCGGGTATCGCCCGCTGGTCAGCATCACCTACATGGATTTCCTGATGCTGGGTTTCGACGCGCTGATCAATTACGCGGCCAAGCTGCGCTATAAATCGGCCGGGACCCTGACGGCGCCGCTGGTGGTGAAGACGACGGCCGGCGCGCACGGCCAGGGCGTGGCCCATTCGCAATGCATCGAGGCCTGGCTGATGAGCGTCCCGGGCCTGACGGTCGTGGCGCCGGCCACCCCGGCCGACGCCTACGGGCTGATGAAGACGGCCCTGCGGCATGACGGGCCCGTCGTCTATATCGACCACAAGCGGCTGTTCCCCGCCCCGGGCGAGGTGCCGGTGATCGAGGAACCGGTTCCCTTCGGGCAGGCCTGCGTCCGGCGCACGGGGCGGGACGTGACGCTGGTCACCCATGGCTACATGGTCCAGGTGGCCCTGGAGGCGGCGCGCGCGCTCGAATACCAGGACATATCCTGCGAAGTCATCGACCTGCGCAGCCTGGCGCCGCTGGACATCGGAACCGTGACGGCGTCCGTCGCGCGGACGGGGCGATTGCTGACCCTGGAGGAAGGCCAGACCGTCTGCGGCGTCGGCGCCGAGGTGGCCAGCCAGATGTTCGAACGGATCGGCCCCAGGCCGTGGATCCGCATCGGCGCCCTTCCCGCGCCCGTTTCATCGAATCCGGTTCTGGAGACGGCGTGCGTCCCCGATGCGGCACGCGTTGCCCGAACCGTGTGCGCGCTTATGGCGCAATAG
- a CDS encoding lipoyl domain-containing protein, with protein MIYQLSVPAAVPGVEEIRILEWHGDAGTAFAPGDLIVELETHKAVVEVRAGQAGILRAIHAQPGDWCAVGLRLALFSDEADEPLPDGDVAAADIPVAFEIT; from the coding sequence ATGATCTACCAATTATCCGTTCCCGCCGCGGTGCCCGGGGTCGAGGAAATTCGTATCCTCGAATGGCATGGCGATGCCGGGACCGCCTTTGCGCCGGGCGACCTGATTGTCGAACTGGAGACCCACAAGGCGGTCGTCGAGGTGCGGGCGGGCCAGGCCGGCATCCTGCGGGCAATTCACGCCCAGCCCGGCGACTGGTGCGCGGTCGGGCTGCGGCTGGCGCTGTTCAGCGACGAGGCGGACGAGCCCCTGCCCGACGGGGATGTCGCGGCAGCCGACATCCCCGTCGCATTCGAAATTACCTGA